A genomic segment from Sphingopyxis sp. DBS4 encodes:
- a CDS encoding A/G-specific adenine glycosylase, whose protein sequence is MSVQSIDSFAGRLLGWYDRAARDLPWRIPPSRETVPDPYRVWMAEIMLQQTTVAAVGGYFMRFVRRWPTVADLAAADDADVMAAWAGLGYYARARNLLACARTVVAGHGGRFPDSEEGLRALPGVGDYTAAAVAAIAFGRPSVVVDANIERVIARHRLIETALPAAKREIRAALAPLVPQGRPGDFAQGLMDLGATICTPRAPACGICPVRTDCRARGRADIEKLPVKPPKKAKPQRYGVAWWIERDDAIWLVRRPGKGMLGGMRALPGGEWTDEAPPESGLVHVDHGFTHFDLRLTLIARESELAAGEGEWWPLSALDAAGLPTLYRKLTDRMRERIA, encoded by the coding sequence GTGAGCGTCCAGAGCATCGATAGTTTCGCAGGCCGTCTGCTCGGCTGGTACGACCGCGCGGCGCGCGATCTGCCATGGCGCATCCCGCCGAGCCGCGAGACGGTTCCCGACCCCTATCGCGTCTGGATGGCCGAGATCATGCTCCAGCAGACGACGGTTGCGGCGGTCGGGGGCTATTTCATGCGCTTCGTTCGGCGTTGGCCGACGGTGGCCGATCTGGCGGCGGCCGACGACGCCGACGTCATGGCGGCGTGGGCGGGGCTCGGCTATTATGCCCGCGCGCGCAACCTGCTCGCCTGCGCGCGGACGGTGGTCGCCGGGCATGGCGGGCGCTTTCCCGACAGCGAGGAGGGGCTGCGCGCCTTGCCCGGCGTCGGCGATTATACCGCGGCGGCGGTCGCGGCGATCGCGTTCGGCCGGCCCTCGGTCGTCGTCGACGCCAATATCGAGCGAGTGATCGCGCGGCATCGGCTGATCGAGACGGCCCTGCCCGCCGCGAAGCGCGAGATCCGCGCCGCGCTGGCGCCGCTCGTCCCGCAGGGGCGCCCCGGCGATTTCGCGCAAGGCTTGATGGATCTCGGCGCGACCATCTGCACCCCGCGCGCGCCTGCATGCGGTATCTGCCCGGTGAGGACCGACTGCCGCGCGCGTGGACGCGCCGATATCGAGAAGCTGCCGGTCAAGCCGCCGAAGAAGGCGAAGCCGCAGCGCTATGGCGTCGCCTGGTGGATCGAGCGGGACGATGCGATCTGGCTGGTGCGCCGCCCCGGCAAGGGGATGCTCGGCGGGATGCGCGCGCTGCCCGGCGGCGAGTGGACCGATGAGGCGCCGCCCGAGTCCGGCCTCGTCCATGTCGATCATGGCTTCACCCATTTCGACCTGCGGCTGACCCTCATCGCGCGCGAAAGCGAGCTTGCCGCAGGGGAAGGCGAATGGTGGCCGCTTTCGGCGCTTGACGCGGCGGGATTGCCGACGCTCTATCGAAAACTGACCGACAGGATGCGGGAGAGGATTGCATGA
- a CDS encoding serine hydrolase, translated as MNMMVSRRAMLGGIALGGAGMLLPRAAFAWKADGAALYPATDAFIEGFVDRRELAGTLAAIGKAQGALDVFGAGTQAMDSAKPVDGDTIWRLYSMTKPVTGMAAMLLVEEGRLKLDQPIADILPAFAKMKVQNTPDGSLTDVRDAKTLITVRHLLTHTAGLGYGIIQKGPLRDAYNAAGILGGQVSRLPIPGMPTSASAPSLAEFADRLAKLPLVYEPGTQWSYSVGLDLMGRVIEVVSGQPFDAFLKARIFDPLGMTSTGFQVAAADVGRLSTNYAPFGGALLPIDPATSSIYLDKPPIPYGGGGLVASARDYDRFLAMLLGEGETGGVRILKPETARLAMSNLLPEGATTKNSFVEGEGFGAGGRVSLASSPTGEGVYGWGGAAGTIGFVDRTRGYRVGGYAQYMPAEALPFQRDFGKAFYKDVMA; from the coding sequence ATGAATATGATGGTTTCGCGCCGCGCGATGCTCGGCGGAATCGCGCTCGGCGGCGCGGGGATGCTGCTGCCGCGCGCGGCCTTCGCGTGGAAGGCCGACGGCGCCGCGCTCTATCCCGCGACCGATGCCTTCATCGAGGGTTTCGTCGACCGCCGCGAACTCGCGGGCACGCTCGCCGCGATCGGCAAGGCGCAGGGAGCGCTCGATGTTTTCGGCGCGGGGACGCAGGCGATGGATTCGGCGAAGCCGGTCGATGGCGACACGATCTGGCGGCTTTATTCGATGACCAAGCCCGTCACCGGCATGGCGGCGATGCTGCTGGTCGAGGAAGGCAGGCTGAAACTCGACCAGCCGATCGCCGACATATTGCCCGCCTTCGCGAAGATGAAGGTGCAGAACACCCCCGACGGCTCGCTGACCGATGTGCGCGACGCGAAGACGCTGATCACCGTGCGCCACCTGCTCACGCACACCGCGGGGCTCGGCTATGGCATCATTCAGAAGGGGCCGCTGCGCGACGCCTATAATGCGGCGGGCATCCTTGGCGGGCAGGTCAGCCGACTGCCGATTCCCGGCATGCCGACGTCGGCGTCGGCGCCGAGCCTTGCCGAATTCGCCGACCGGCTCGCGAAACTGCCGCTCGTCTATGAACCCGGCACCCAGTGGAGCTATTCGGTCGGGCTCGACCTGATGGGCCGCGTGATCGAGGTCGTGTCGGGACAGCCCTTCGACGCTTTCCTGAAGGCGCGCATCTTCGATCCGCTAGGCATGACCAGCACGGGCTTTCAGGTCGCGGCGGCCGATGTCGGGCGGCTCTCGACCAACTATGCGCCCTTCGGCGGTGCGCTGCTGCCGATCGATCCCGCGACGAGCTCGATCTATCTCGACAAGCCGCCGATCCCCTACGGCGGCGGCGGCCTCGTCGCGAGCGCGCGCGATTACGACCGCTTCCTCGCGATGCTGCTCGGGGAGGGCGAGACGGGGGGCGTCCGCATCCTGAAACCCGAAACCGCGCGGCTCGCGATGTCGAACCTGCTGCCCGAAGGGGCGACGACGAAGAACAGCTTCGTCGAGGGCGAGGGCTTCGGCGCCGGCGGGCGCGTGTCGCTTGCCTCATCGCCGACCGGCGAGGGCGTCTATGGCTGGGGCGGCGCGGCGGGGACGATCGGCTTCGTCGACCGCACGCGCGGCTACCGCGTCGGCGGCTATGCCCAATATATGCCCGCCGAGGCGCTGCCCTTCCAGCGCGACTTCGGCAAGGCCTTCTACAAGGATGTGATGGCCTGA
- a CDS encoding DUF721 domain-containing protein, protein MKKDASGGDAGKKPKAGKAAKKPPARPYERPRGGEARSIADLVPEIGRTAFRKFGFIQSSVVSRWREIVGDRLADVTQPAMIRFPAGQKAGGTLHLTISGAHAPMLQHVAPDIIASVNRFFGYAAIATVRMTHGQVTPAAPVQPPAMLKPVPAELGDSLRDIGDPELRTVLERMAAGLAGTPNIPKIS, encoded by the coding sequence ATGAAGAAAGACGCGAGCGGGGGCGATGCGGGCAAAAAGCCCAAGGCCGGGAAGGCGGCCAAAAAGCCGCCTGCCCGCCCCTATGAGCGGCCGCGCGGCGGCGAGGCGCGCTCGATCGCCGACCTCGTCCCCGAAATCGGCCGCACCGCCTTCCGCAAATTCGGCTTCATCCAGTCGTCGGTGGTCAGCCGCTGGCGCGAGATCGTCGGCGACCGGCTCGCCGACGTCACCCAGCCCGCGATGATCCGCTTTCCCGCCGGGCAGAAGGCAGGGGGGACGCTGCACCTGACGATCAGCGGCGCGCATGCCCCGATGCTCCAGCATGTCGCGCCCGACATCATCGCGTCGGTCAACCGCTTCTTCGGCTATGCCGCGATCGCCACCGTGCGCATGACGCACGGCCAGGTCACCCCCGCCGCTCCCGTTCAGCCACCGGCAATGCTGAAACCCGTACCCGCCGAACTGGGGGACAGTCTGCGCGACATCGGCGACCCGGAACTGCGCACCGTGCTCGAACGCATGGCGGCGGGGCTCGCGGGAACGCCGAACATCCCCAAGATCAGTTGA